The following nucleotide sequence is from Rhodothermales bacterium.
GCCCGGATTTCTGCCTCGACGGGTCCCTCCTCGCGTCGTGCGAGGCGGCGGTGCCGGAGCCGGCGCGGACGGTGCTGACGGAACCGGTGGCGGCGCACTCTCGGCCATCTTCGGCGGCGCGGCACGCTCGGCCAGTTCCCGGCTCGACAGCGCCGCCGGACGCTCGGCGAGCACCCCGACGGGTCGCCCCTCGTCCAGCACGACGACGCGGCCCGTCGTCGGCCCCGCCGTGTAGTCGGGCACGTCGGGCAGCGACTGCCCCGCCCGCGCGCTCGGCGACTCTTGAAACTCGTGCATCCCGAGCGCATCGAGCAGCGCTGCATCGGGCGGCGCATCGCCCGCCATCTCCCGCACTTCCTCGGCCCGGTAGGCGTAGTTCAGCACTCGGTCGCCGTACCCCCGCCGCACGACGACGTAGTCCGCGGGCTCGGCGTCGAGTTGGTCGAGGACTTCGCCGGCCGTCGTGTCCGACGTCGTCGTGAGGATCGCGGTGTTCACGGCGACGGGCAGGTCCCGCGTCGCGCCCCGGCGCGACGAGCGGCGGCGCGGCGCACTCGCCGCGAGCGACGGCTCGGGCAGCGCCAGCCACCGCGCGAGCGCCGCGACGACCTCGGGCCGCGTGAAGTAGTTCGTGTGGTAGACGTGCGGGTTCTTCCCAAGGTCGAGGTGGTCTTTCACGAAGCGCCCCGCGTCGACGTCGATGGCCGTCATTGACGCGGTGTTCACGACGAGGTCGCTGTCGTCGCGGAAGAGGGCGTCGGTGACGCGGTCGCCGAGGGCGGCGAGGAGGCGAGCGGGAAGCTCGTGCGGCTCGTGATCGCCCGTCAGTTGCGCGTGGAAGTTGGAGGTGATGGCGCAGTAGCTCGTCCAATCCCGCTCGGGCTGACCGGGCTGCACCTCATTCAGCGTGCGGAGGAACGGGCCGTCCGGCTGCATCGCGGCGAGGCCGGGCACGGCCCCCTCCGTCACGACTTCCGTCGCGAGATATTTCATGAGCGCGCCGAGGCCCTGCACCAGTTCTTTGAGCAGCGTCGCCACGAACGTCGCGGCCGGGACGAGACTGACGGCGCGGAAGACGCCGACGGCGATGTTCGTGTAGAGGTCGACGAACGTGTGCCAGTTCTCGGGGTCGGCGAGGCCCGTCCCCGCGTTCGGCGTGCCGACGAAGACGACGCGGCCGAACGTCGGCCGCCACGCTTCGCCGGGGAGGACGAGTTCGACGAGGCTCCGGTACACGAGCCCGCCCCGGCTGTGCGTCACGACGTCAATCTGGGGCGGGTGCTCGCCCACCGTGCGGAGGCGGCGCAGCAGGTCCTGCGCGTTCGCCTTCGGATCGACGCTCAGCGTGGGGTGGTCGAAGCCGAGCACGGCGTCGTACGTCCGCTCCGCTTCGCGGAGGAGGTGCCGCCCCCACGGATACGCGGCGAGCGCTCCGTACGCGCCGGCCGTGCTGCTGAACGTGCCGTGGATGAAGAGCAGCAACCGCGCCGGTCGATCCGTCGGCAGCCCGAGCCCGCCGAGCCCATCGAGCCGCCGCCACTGCGTCGGGTCGCCGCCGTCCATCACGAGGAGGCCCGGCCGGACGTGCTGCTCCAGCGTGCTCATCGCCTTCGCCGCCGCCTTTTTCGCGACGAACCGGAGGACGTAGAGCTTGGCCTTGTCGAGAATTTTGTCGAGGACGAGGTCTTTGATGAACCCGCGCGTCGCGCGCTCCGGCGGCCCACCCGCAGCCGGCGAGAGTTCGATCGTGAACCGTACTTCGCGCGGTCCCGAGCCTCCGCTGCGGCGGCGCGGCCCTGCCGGGGTCGGCGGCGCGTCCGGCAGCTTCCACGCATAGACCCCGTCCTGCTCGACGAGAACGACGGCCTCCTCCTCTCCGCCGAGTGGCACGTCGACGGCCACGCTCTGCGGCCCCGCCGGACTCGGTCCGCGCCGCGTCGTCGACGGGCGGGCGGCGGGGAGGTCCATGCTCGTCACGGTGAAGCCCTGCTCTTCGAACGCGGCAGCGACGGCGCTCGCCTCGGCCCCATCGTCGCCCGCGGCGCCGGCCACGCCCGGCAGCGGGCGGGGAGCGTAGCGATCGCCGCGGCCTCCACCGCGGCGGGTGGGCGGAGCGGCGGGCGCTTCGTAGTCCGAGGGAAGGGTGATGCGGATGCCGCTCTCGTGCTCGATGATGCTGGACATGGGTTCCCGGGTTCAGAATGGACGGTCCGATGAGGTCACTCATCATTCTATTTTACAAAAGACTACCCCACTACCGCCGCGTAACCTTCATTCTTTGCCCACACCCCCACGAAGCGCGATGACCGCGCCGCTATATTGGCGCGCGGTCCTCTCTCCTTTGTCCGAACGTCCCTCTCCACTCCTCCTATTCGAACCCCGTCTATGCGCCCTGTCATTACGGGAATCGGGATGATCAGCGCCTTAGGACCGGAGCGCGATCCCATATGGGAGATGTTGTTGGCGGGCAGGCCGCGCATGGGCGCCATCTCGGCGTTCGAGGCCGCATCGCACGGCATGGAAAACTGCGTCGTCTCCGAGATCGCGGATCAGGACCTGGAGGCCCGGCTCGATCAGCTGCGCGCGCGCTCGATCACGACGAAGCGGGGCCGGTTCCGCTCGCTCGCGCTGGCCGCAGCGGCCGAAGCGCTCGACGACGCCGGCTTGCCCGGCGAGGACCCGGAGGACCGCGCCTCGGCCGGCATCGTGATGGGCACGCTCTCCGCCGGCGCCGCCGAAGTCGAACGCATCGCGCACGCCACGTTCAGCGGCGGGAAACCGAGTGTTGCCGACAACCTGGGCAAGCGGACCAGCATCGTGCTCCAGGATATCGCCCGGGCCTTCGACCTGAGCGGTCCCGCCCTCGGCGTCGACGCGGCGTGCGCCAGCGGCGCCGTGGCCCTCACGCACGCCTGCCGCCTTGTCGCCACCGGCGCGCCCTGGTGCCTGGCGGGCGGCGTCGAAGCGTCCATCGTCGCGTCCAACGTCAAGCTGGCCCACGTCCTCGGCATCGTCCCGACCTCGTTCATCGACGAGCCCCACCGCTCGTCGCGCCCCTTCGATCTCCGACGCGAAGGCTACGTCCCGGCCGAGGGCGCGTGCTTCCTCGTCCTCGAAGACGAAGCGCACGCCCGCCGGCGCGGAGCCCGCATCTACGCCCGCATCACTGGGTTCGCCGAGCAGACGTACACGGGCCACCCGACGCAGCTCTGTGACACGTTCGCGGAGGCGTTGATGCACAAAGCTCTCCGCCGCGCCGACGTTCGTGCGGACCAACTGGGCTGGATCAACGCGCACGCCACGTCGACACGCCAGGGCGATATCGCCGAAGCCACGGCCATCGGCCGGATGGGCGAGGCGGTGTTGTGCTCCGCTCCGAAGTCCGTCACGGGCCACCTGCTCGGCGCGAGCGGGGCCTTCGAAGCGGCGTTCTCGGCCCTGTCCCTGCACGACCAGGTCATCCCGCCCACCGTCAACCTCGACGACCAGGACGCGCTGTGCCCCGTCCGCTGCGTCCGGGAACGGACCGACGCGGCCTTCGACTACGTACTCTCGAACTCGCTCGGGTTCGGCGGGATGAGCTGCTCCATCGTCTTCGGACGCGCCTGACCCTCCCGGCACCCGCGACACCATCGTGCCGCTCCGTAGCCGTGCGAGCCCTCGTTTCCCATGCTGCCCCTCCAAGCGCACCCTCTCCGACCCCCGCCGGGCGTAGGCGTCCTGCCGGGGCGCTCGATGGTCGAGGTCTTCCTGAACCGGGTGGAGCAGGCGCCGCAGTACCGTCC
It contains:
- a CDS encoding beta-ketoacyl-[acyl-carrier-protein] synthase family protein, producing MRPVITGIGMISALGPERDPIWEMLLAGRPRMGAISAFEAASHGMENCVVSEIADQDLEARLDQLRARSITTKRGRFRSLALAAAAEALDDAGLPGEDPEDRASAGIVMGTLSAGAAEVERIAHATFSGGKPSVADNLGKRTSIVLQDIARAFDLSGPALGVDAACASGAVALTHACRLVATGAPWCLAGGVEASIVASNVKLAHVLGIVPTSFIDEPHRSSRPFDLRREGYVPAEGACFLVLEDEAHARRRGARIYARITGFAEQTYTGHPTQLCDTFAEALMHKALRRADVRADQLGWINAHATSTRQGDIAEATAIGRMGEAVLCSAPKSVTGHLLGASGAFEAAFSALSLHDQVIPPTVNLDDQDALCPVRCVRERTDAAFDYVLSNSLGFGGMSCSIVFGRA
- a CDS encoding CHAT domain-containing protein, yielding MSSIIEHESGIRITLPSDYEAPAAPPTRRGGGRGDRYAPRPLPGVAGAAGDDGAEASAVAAAFEEQGFTVTSMDLPAARPSTTRRGPSPAGPQSVAVDVPLGGEEEAVVLVEQDGVYAWKLPDAPPTPAGPRRRSGGSGPREVRFTIELSPAAGGPPERATRGFIKDLVLDKILDKAKLYVLRFVAKKAAAKAMSTLEQHVRPGLLVMDGGDPTQWRRLDGLGGLGLPTDRPARLLLFIHGTFSSTAGAYGALAAYPWGRHLLREAERTYDAVLGFDHPTLSVDPKANAQDLLRRLRTVGEHPPQIDVVTHSRGGLVYRSLVELVLPGEAWRPTFGRVVFVGTPNAGTGLADPENWHTFVDLYTNIAVGVFRAVSLVPAATFVATLLKELVQGLGALMKYLATEVVTEGAVPGLAAMQPDGPFLRTLNEVQPGQPERDWTSYCAITSNFHAQLTGDHEPHELPARLLAALGDRVTDALFRDDSDLVVNTASMTAIDVDAGRFVKDHLDLGKNPHVYHTNYFTRPEVVAALARWLALPEPSLAASAPRRRSSRRGATRDLPVAVNTAILTTTSDTTAGEVLDQLDAEPADYVVVRRGYGDRVLNYAYRAEEVREMAGDAPPDAALLDALGMHEFQESPSARAGQSLPDVPDYTAGPTTGRVVVLDEGRPVGVLAERPAALSSRELAERAAPPKMAESAPPPVPSAPSAPAPAPPPRTTRGGTRRGRNPGAGAGVAYPQQQQQQQQQQQQQQQQQQQQQQQQQQQQQQQAGYEEEMASADDGGAWEEEMAPLDDGGVWDYEESASAPGDVPHADPAPVACHFYAEMPQRVQAGHDATLMVAVAREAIAVAVGQATASGQSDAVDPERPIILDVRPRRGFEAVGDLRATIPPPNPNDPAELYFDLRAVDVGEGEVHITARQGQVPLVKLKLLVEITAAVPDDGARPVRAEGVGVSAPPLAEPLNQLRIDERDVGGESYYEFDLEIPGAVLKRFVSAPLKMDRREYVDNLYREIEDRWLGGGQDLDDFTEELRALGASLFTRLFPDELQGLLWKYRDRLGSIQVLSTEPFIPWELVHLKPPGAPGLPDETLFLAQFGLVRWLHDGLPPYIEGWPPEALRLRPGRARFVIPDYPHPDDVLPEAQEEAGYLEHAFGAQRVDADQQSIRKLLRTPGAFDLLHFACHGEAEHDNITLASLKLEGRVENGAVIPAYLSATTVAEHGNLVGEDGNRPLVVVNACQAGRLGFSLTKIGGFAQAFLQAGAGAFVGTLWSVGDAPARAFTEALYDALGDGDTLAEATRKAREKARFEDASWLAYAVYGHPHAALRREGP